From a region of the Chitinivibrionales bacterium genome:
- a CDS encoding aminopeptidase, which produces MKITIAKKASNDTQVVFFVQEDAGEIVDFKGEKHQLTIRYEKNACIIYCGLGLRENCTTAIIRRGAAKAIQKAMELKRTSVSLIPPKKKKCAGKCSEASLEGAILGAYSFAKYKSEKPSGIKKIELVDPTVTPGRAKQIQALCESVFYARDLVNDNAHVVTPAHLAAEARKLGSASNITTTILDQKELKKKGLGLLYAVGQGSPYPPHLIIMEYTGAAKSKKTTAIVGKGITFDSGGQNLKPSGHIETMRCDMAGAAAAFGLIRALGILKPKINVVAVVPAAHNAIGSTTYFPGDIYKSYSGKTVEIGNTDAEGRLAMADAFSYCQKKYKPSELIDLATLTGGILYALGDTIAGLFSNDDTMSEKLFEAGERTFERLWRFPIYEEHIEAMKSDFADLKNIPKLKRGHAGSITAAAFLREFVDTIPWAHLDIAGTGFNESEPRGEMPKYATGFGIRLLMDYLTHEEK; this is translated from the coding sequence ATGAAAATCACCATAGCCAAAAAGGCTTCGAATGATACTCAGGTCGTGTTTTTTGTTCAGGAAGACGCCGGAGAAATTGTCGATTTCAAGGGTGAAAAACATCAATTGACAATCCGTTATGAGAAGAATGCATGCATAATCTACTGCGGTTTAGGACTCCGTGAAAATTGTACGACGGCAATAATCAGACGTGGCGCGGCAAAGGCGATACAGAAAGCGATGGAACTGAAACGTACCTCAGTTTCGCTCATTCCGCCAAAAAAGAAAAAGTGCGCGGGGAAATGCAGTGAAGCTTCTCTGGAAGGCGCTATTCTGGGCGCCTATTCCTTTGCAAAATATAAAAGTGAAAAACCGTCGGGGATCAAAAAGATCGAGCTTGTCGATCCCACCGTTACTCCCGGGCGGGCCAAACAGATACAGGCCCTGTGCGAATCTGTTTTTTATGCCCGCGACCTGGTGAATGATAATGCCCATGTTGTCACCCCCGCTCACCTTGCCGCAGAAGCCCGGAAACTGGGATCGGCATCGAATATCACCACCACAATCCTCGATCAAAAAGAACTCAAGAAAAAAGGGCTGGGGCTCCTCTACGCGGTGGGACAGGGGTCCCCCTATCCTCCTCATCTGATTATCATGGAATATACAGGCGCTGCAAAATCAAAGAAAACAACCGCGATTGTTGGTAAAGGAATTACCTTCGACTCGGGGGGCCAGAACCTGAAACCATCGGGACATATCGAAACCATGCGATGTGATATGGCCGGTGCGGCGGCAGCGTTCGGATTAATCCGGGCGCTTGGTATCCTCAAACCGAAAATCAACGTTGTCGCCGTTGTTCCCGCAGCGCATAACGCAATCGGCAGCACGACCTATTTCCCCGGCGATATCTATAAATCATACTCGGGTAAAACCGTTGAGATCGGTAACACCGACGCCGAAGGACGCCTTGCCATGGCCGACGCATTCTCTTATTGCCAAAAGAAATATAAACCTTCAGAGCTGATTGACCTGGCCACCCTCACCGGCGGTATCCTCTACGCACTGGGTGATACTATCGCCGGACTCTTTTCAAACGATGACACGATGAGTGAAAAACTCTTCGAGGCAGGAGAACGAACATTCGAACGGTTGTGGCGGTTTCCTATCTACGAAGAACATATTGAGGCGATGAAAAGTGATTTTGCCGATTTGAAAAACATTCCCAAACTCAAACGAGGCCATGCCGGTTCCATTACCGCAGCGGCCTTTCTCAGAGAATTTGTTGATACGATTCCCTGGGCCCATCTGGATATTGCAGGGACCGGTTTCAACGAAAGCGAACCAAGGGGAGAAATGCCAAAATACGCCACCGGCTTCGGAATACGGCTTCTTATGGATTATTTGACGCATGAGGAGAAATGA